TACACTGCACCTACAAATTTTTCTTTTTCACTTTTTTTACCCGTGATTACTGGAATGGCAAGTTCTTCCTCAACCGTATTTTTGTATATCTCTAGAATTTTCATTACCTCTTTTTCTGCCTCTTCTTGAGTTGTATGAACCGTATGCCCTTCTTGCCACAAAAATTCCGATGTTCTAAGAAATGGTTTTGTAGCTTTGATTTCTGCTCTAAGTGCTGTATTCCAAAAATTAATTTTTAATGGTAAATCTCTCCAACTTTGAATCCATTTTGAATACAATGTATATGCTAGTGTTTCAGAAGTTGGTCGTAGTGCTAATCTATCCCCTACTTCATTAGTACCAGAATGAGTTACCCAAAAAACTTCAGGATTAAAACCTGCAAAATGTTTTTGTTCTTTTCCAAGGAGCGACTCTGGAATTAAAATTGGAAGAAAACCGTTCCTAATACCATTTTTACTGAACTTTGAATCAAATGTACTTCGTAATGATTCCCATATGGAATACCCGTCAGGTCTTAGAACGATTAGTCCTTTAACAGGTGCATAATCTGCAAGTTTTGCCTTTAGCACAACTTGAGTGTACCATTCACTAAAATCCTCATTTTTTGTAACTGTAATTCCTACTTCCTCTTTACTCAAACTAAATTTCAAAAACTAATTTAACTAATGAGCCTTTCGTGACTAATTTTGTTTTAAAATTATTTTAATGGATCCCCTTTGCAGAGAACTTTTCCCATTACCCTACTTTGAAAATTTGGACAAACAAAACACTGGATAAAGTGAATGTCTTCTTTCAAAACTGGACATTCTACGAATTCTTGTTTCATTTTTTTGAGCATTTTTGGGCTTACACCTTTCAACTTTAACTTGCCTTTTTCATCCATCATTCCTGATGCTTTTAGTTCGTCTTTTACGTCGTCTGGAAGCTTTTGTCTTCCTTCTCTTTCTTTAATCTCCACTTCGTATTTGTGTTCCAATTCTGCCATATGCTATACAATAACACTCGGTGATTTATTACTAGCGTTTTTTGGATCCCAAAACAGTTTAAACTTTAATATAATTAGCATTTTTTTTGCAAATTAGATTTCAATTGCTAATAATTTTTGATGTTGAGGGAGTTTTATACGATGAAGAATACCTTCCAATCCTTGCAGAGAAACTCCATAAAGAAGATGAAATTTGGGAAATAACAAAACAAGGAATTCAAGGAAAAATTAACTGGGAAGATGGATTGAAAACTAGAGTAGCAGCTCTAAAGGGATTGGATGAAAAAATTTGTCAAGACGTAGCTGATTCTCTACCTATAATGACTGGAGCAAAAGAGGCATGTCGTGTTCTAAAGGCAGCTGGATGGAAACTAATGGCTGTTTCTGGAGGGTTTACTTTGATGATGGATAGATTAAAACAAGAATTAGGGTTGGATTATGTTTATTCAAATGAATTGATTTTCAAAGATGGAAAATTAGATGGCGTTAAAATTATTGTTGATTCTGATAAATCAAAATCCGCAAAAATCAAAATTGCTGAGTGGGGTGAAAAAAAAGAAGACATTGTTTGTGTTGTAGATGGGGCAAATGATGTCAAACTATTTGATATTTGTGGACTAGGCATTGCTTATAGAGCACAAGATATTGTAAAAGATTTGGCAACTACAACACTTGAGGAAAAAGATCTATCTAAGATACTGGATATTATTAATAGACACTACAAATTAGAGTTAGAAACTACAGCAGCCACATAAACAATTTTTTACTCCCATACTTGAGATAAGTAGTTTGCAAATCATCCCACTTCATTTGGATAAAGAAATTGATACATCTGATGATGTATCAGAAATAATTCTGAATCTCTCTGAAATAAGTGATGGTGATATTTTGGTCATAGCACAAAAAATTATCTCAAAACAAGAAGGAAGAATTGTTAATTTGGATACAGTATCCCCATCTTTGTTGGCCAGTGGAATTGGCTCTCAATATCAAAAAGATCCTAGGATAATTGAATTGATTTTATCTGAAACAAAACGTATTGTTCGAATGAAAAATGGAATAATCATTGTAAGAACAAATGATGATTTTATTTGTGCCAACGCTGGTGTTGATGAAAGTAATGTGAAGAATGGATTTGCCACGCTACTTCCACTTAATTCAGATGAATCTGCATATCGTATACGAAAGAAAATTTATGAAAAAACTAAAAAAAATGTTGGAGTGATAATTACTGATACATTTGGACGCCCATTTCGTATGGGTCAGACCAACTGTGCAATAGGAGTTTCCGGACTCCTACCAATCCTTGATTATGCTGGAATGAAAGATTCATTTGGAAAAATTATGCGTGTTTCGGCAATTGCTGTAGCTGATGAAATTTCTTCTGCAGCAGAATTGGTTATGGGTAAAGTTTCAAAATGCCCTATTGCTATTGTTCGTGGTTACTCTTTTAACGAATCTGACAATTCATCTAAAGAATTGATACGACCAGAAAATGAAGATCTCTTTAGATGAACTTACTTTTTTCAATAGGATTATAATCTAAAGAAGAAAATTTCATGTGAAAATGCCAATTAAAGCTGAACTGCACTGTCATAACTCTTTTTCAAATTTCCATGTAGGTGATGATGAGCCTCCCTATGATTGTAATATTTCTATAAGAGAACAACTTGAAAGATCCTATAATTTAGGATTAGATGCAATTTTTGTTACAAATCATAACACGCTTGATGGATATCATCAATTATTAGAATACAAAAACGATCACCAGAAATTCAAAAACATTGATGTTTTCCCTGCAGAAGAAATCACAACAAATACTGGCGCACATGTACTTGCTTATGGAATACATGAAGCTATTTCTCCTGGACTCTCTCTTGATGAAATAATAGACGAGGTGAGAAAACAGGGAGGTGTTTCATCTGCTCCTCATCCGTTTAGCCTCCTTGATGCTTTAAGAAATGATGCAAAAAAATGTGACATGGTTGAAGTTTTCAATAGTAATAATGTTGATGTTCTCTCAAATGCCAAGGCCACAGAATTTGCATTGGATAATAAAATGATTCAAGTAGCAGGAAGTGATTCTCATGTACTATCCACCTTAGGCAGATGTGTGAATGTAATTGATTCAGAAAATAATCTAGATGATATTTTATATTCCATGAAGCGAGGAAAAATCGAAATTTCTCAGACTGGGTATGCTTTACAAAATGAGACACTTGATCATCTCAAATACAAAATAAATAATTCTAAAGAATATCTTGTAGATTATATCTCTGAACATTACCCAAATGCTAAATGGCTTTTGACATTGATGTTGAGAATCTACGATTCAAATCAAAACAGTCATGTCTGGTCTTTGTTTTATAAAATTGCAATTTATTTAATGAAAAGAATTTCCAAAAAAATAAACTTTCAAAATCATGATCCTAGTTTTATGAAAGACAGAAATTTAGCTACTATGTTCAAAATGGCTTTATAATTTCAAGTAGGACAAGCTAAACTCGAATAGCTTTTAATATGACAAAACGGCCTTCTTGAATTAGATACTATGTCTGAATCAGCTGAAAAAAAATTAGATGCAACAGGATTATTTTGTCCTGAACCTGTCTTTAGAACAAAAATTGAAATCGAACGGATGCAAGTTGGTGAAACACTTACTGTGTCTGCCGATGATCCAGCTGCTGAAGATGATATTTCTAGATGGGTTACAAGAAATGGTCATGAATTACTTGATATGTCTAAAAATGGCGAAGTGATTACATTCAAAATTAAAAAGGTGAGATAGTCAACATTATGACTACTGTTGCTGATACTGATGTTTTAAATCGAGTTGGAAACACTCCTTTAGTCAAATTAGATTCTTTATCGCATAATTCCACTGAATTCTTTGCAAAATTGGAAGGTCACAATCCATTTGGTTCTGTTAAAGATAGAGCTGCATACTGGATGATTAAAGATGGTGAAGAAAGAGGAATTTTAACTAAAGGTAAAAGTATCATAATTGAACCAACTTCTGGAAACACCGGAATTGCCTTAACTGGAATTGCCAATGTATTAGGATACAAAGTTGAGATAGTAATTCCAGAAAAAGCTAGTAATGAAACTAAAGAAATCATTAGAAATCTTGGCGCAAAAGTTTTTGAAACCAGCGATGATTTATGTCCAAAAGTTGG
The window above is part of the Nitrosopumilus sp. genome. Proteins encoded here:
- the serB gene encoding phosphoserine phosphatase SerB: MLIIFDVEGVLYDEEYLPILAEKLHKEDEIWEITKQGIQGKINWEDGLKTRVAALKGLDEKICQDVADSLPIMTGAKEACRVLKAAGWKLMAVSGGFTLMMDRLKQELGLDYVYSNELIFKDGKLDGVKIIVDSDKSKSAKIKIAEWGEKKEDIVCVVDGANDVKLFDICGLGIAYRAQDIVKDLATTTLEEKDLSKILDIINRHYKLELETTAAT
- the cofE gene encoding coenzyme F420-0:L-glutamate ligase, whose protein sequence is MQIIPLHLDKEIDTSDDVSEIILNLSEISDGDILVIAQKIISKQEGRIVNLDTVSPSLLASGIGSQYQKDPRIIELILSETKRIVRMKNGIIIVRTNDDFICANAGVDESNVKNGFATLLPLNSDESAYRIRKKIYEKTKKNVGVIITDTFGRPFRMGQTNCAIGVSGLLPILDYAGMKDSFGKIMRVSAIAVADEISSAAELVMGKVSKCPIAIVRGYSFNESDNSSKELIRPENEDLFR
- a CDS encoding PHP domain-containing protein: MPIKAELHCHNSFSNFHVGDDEPPYDCNISIREQLERSYNLGLDAIFVTNHNTLDGYHQLLEYKNDHQKFKNIDVFPAEEITTNTGAHVLAYGIHEAISPGLSLDEIIDEVRKQGGVSSAPHPFSLLDALRNDAKKCDMVEVFNSNNVDVLSNAKATEFALDNKMIQVAGSDSHVLSTLGRCVNVIDSENNLDDILYSMKRGKIEISQTGYALQNETLDHLKYKINNSKEYLVDYISEHYPNAKWLLTLMLRIYDSNQNSHVWSLFYKIAIYLMKRISKKINFQNHDPSFMKDRNLATMFKMAL
- a CDS encoding sulfurtransferase TusA family protein, with translation MSESAEKKLDATGLFCPEPVFRTKIEIERMQVGETLTVSADDPAAEDDISRWVTRNGHELLDMSKNGEVITFKIKKVR